A stretch of Betaproteobacteria bacterium DNA encodes these proteins:
- a CDS encoding NAD kinase produces MSTSFNKVALIGKYKSPDIALPLLDMAHFLEERKISVVLDRLTASHIGNRGFPVMELHELGDEVDLAIVIGGDGTMLNIARTLAPHGVPLVGINQGRLGFLTDISVHTMFETIGHILAGKYVAESRMLLAAEVMSGDENVFSVMALNDVVVTKGAAGNMIEFDVRVDGQFVYTLRSDGLIVSSPTGSTAYALSSGGPILHPSLRLMAVVPVSPHTLAARPIVVAGDSLVEVRMHEAEDVRVHFDSHSHYDLNGDDRVRVRRSPVEVRLLHPVGHNYYRMLREKLRWSESL; encoded by the coding sequence ATGAGCACGTCATTCAACAAGGTCGCCCTGATCGGAAAGTACAAGAGCCCGGACATCGCGCTGCCGCTCCTCGACATGGCGCACTTTCTCGAAGAGCGCAAGATCAGCGTCGTGCTTGACCGCCTGACGGCCTCGCACATCGGCAATCGCGGCTTTCCGGTGATGGAGTTGCACGAACTCGGCGACGAGGTCGATCTTGCCATCGTGATCGGCGGCGACGGCACCATGCTCAACATCGCGCGCACGCTCGCGCCACACGGCGTGCCGCTGGTGGGCATCAATCAGGGTCGGCTCGGCTTCCTCACCGACATCTCGGTGCACACGATGTTCGAGACCATCGGGCACATCCTCGCCGGGAAGTACGTCGCCGAGTCGCGCATGCTGCTGGCGGCGGAAGTCATGAGCGGCGACGAGAACGTCTTCAGCGTGATGGCGCTGAACGACGTGGTCGTCACCAAGGGCGCGGCCGGCAACATGATCGAGTTCGACGTGCGCGTCGACGGCCAGTTCGTCTATACGCTGCGCTCCGACGGACTGATCGTGTCCTCGCCCACCGGTTCCACTGCGTACGCGCTCTCTTCCGGCGGACCCATCCTGCACCCGTCGCTGCGCCTCATGGCGGTCGTGCCGGTCTCGCCGCACACGCTGGCGGCGCGACCGATCGTGGTCGCCGGCGATTCGCTGGTGGAGGTGCGCATGCACGAGGCGGAGGACGTGCGCGTCCACTTCGACAGCCATTCGCACTACGACCTCAACGGCGACGATCGCGTGCGCGTGCGGCGCTCACCCGTGGAAGTGCGGCTCCTGCATCCGGTCGGGCACAACTATTACCGCATGCTGCGCGAGAAGCTGCGCTGGAGCGAGAGCCTGTGA